From a single Paraburkholderia sp. FT54 genomic region:
- a CDS encoding YceI family protein, giving the protein MKKQLLLAAGALATALSFNAMAADTYQLDPTHTYPSFETDHFGGLSIWRGKFKKSSGTVVLDRAAKTGTVDVTIDMSSVDIGNDKLDAELVTDKFFDATKYPTATYKGTQIHFDGDKPVEVIGTLTMHGITKPVSLKIESFKCFINPMLKREVCGTESTATFNRDDFGVDFGKTYGFKMQTTLHIQAEGIKQ; this is encoded by the coding sequence TTGAAGAAACAACTTTTGCTCGCCGCGGGCGCGCTGGCCACCGCCTTGTCGTTCAACGCCATGGCAGCCGACACGTATCAGCTCGACCCGACGCACACGTACCCGAGCTTCGAAACCGACCACTTCGGCGGCCTGTCGATCTGGCGCGGCAAGTTCAAGAAGAGCAGCGGCACCGTGGTGCTGGATCGCGCGGCGAAGACCGGCACGGTCGACGTGACGATCGACATGAGCTCGGTGGATATCGGCAACGACAAGCTCGACGCGGAACTGGTCACGGACAAGTTCTTCGACGCTACGAAATACCCGACAGCCACCTATAAGGGCACGCAGATCCACTTCGACGGCGACAAGCCGGTGGAAGTGATCGGCACGCTGACGATGCACGGCATCACCAAGCCGGTCAGTCTGAAGATCGAATCGTTCAAGTGCTTCATCAACCCGATGCTCAAGCGTGAAGTGTGCGGCACGGAATCGACCGCGACGTTCAATCGCGACGACTTCGGCGTCGACTTCGGCAAGACCTACGGCTTCAAGATGCAGACCACGCTGCACATTCAGGCCGAAGGCATCAAGCAGTAA
- a CDS encoding DUF4148 domain-containing protein yields the protein MNFRQLTLVVATALAFPIAGHAQETASTLTRAQVRADLVQLEKAGYTPGRANDPHYPEDIQAAEARISAQRDTDANVETSFGGVQDSSVTSGSRTVAKGLGSLFAHH from the coding sequence ATGAACTTCCGCCAACTTACCCTGGTCGTCGCAACTGCCCTTGCCTTTCCAATTGCCGGCCATGCCCAGGAAACCGCTTCCACCCTAACCCGCGCCCAGGTCCGCGCCGACCTCGTTCAGCTTGAAAAGGCCGGCTACACGCCCGGTCGCGCCAACGATCCCCACTACCCGGAAGACATTCAGGCTGCCGAGGCCAGGATCAGCGCACAGCGCGACACCGATGCCAACGTCGAAACCAGTTTCGGTGGCGTACAGGACAGCTCCGTGACATCGGGCAGCCGCACCGTCGCTAAAGGGCTCGGTTCTCTCTTTGCGCATCACTGA
- a CDS encoding IS5 family transposase (programmed frameshift): MGKPIIDDELWTLIEPLLPPAKPRRFKYPGRKPVPDRAALTGILFVLKTGIRWRDLPAEMGCGSGVSCWRRLRDWQQAGIWDRLHAVLLARLRAMDKIDFSRVVVDSSSIRAVGAGGKTGPNPTDRARPGSRHHLATDANGTPIAAILTGANRNDVTQLVPLIEAIVPIAGRRGRPLSRPGRVYADRGYDHDKYRRALHERSIPTSIARRGHPHGSGLGKVRWVVERTHAWLHHFRRLRIRFERRADIHEAFLKLGCCLICWNTLQRAQQSL, from the exons ATGGGCAAACCAATCATCGACGACGAACTGTGGACACTGATCGAGCCACTGCTACCACCAGCGAAGCCACGCCGCTTCAAGTATCCGGGCCGCAAGCCAGTTCCGGATCGGGCTGCGCTGACCGGTATCCTGTTCGTGCTAAAGACCGGTATCCGGTGGCGAGATTTGCCAGCAGAAATGGGATGCGGCTCCGGCGTCAGTTGCTGGCGAAGGCTACGCGATTGGCAACAAGCCGGCATATGGGATCGATTGCACGCAGTGCTTCTGGCGAGGTTGCGAGCGATGGACAAGATCGACTTCTCGCGCGTGGTCGTGGATTCGTCGTCGATTCGCGCGGTTGGGGCGGGCG GAAAAACTGGTCCGAACCCCACCGATCGAGCGCGACCCGGATCCAGGCACCACCTCGCCACCGATGCCAACGGAACGCCCATCGCGGCAATCCTGACTGGCGCCAATCGTAACGATGTCACCCAACTCGTGCCGTTGATTGAGGCCATCGTACCGATCGCCGGCAGGCGCGGGCGGCCGCTGAGCCGTCCTGGCCGTGTCTACGCTGACCGAGGTTACGACCACGACAAATACCGACGCGCTCTCCATGAGCGCAGTATTCCCACTAGCATCGCGCGGCGTGGCCACCCGCACGGCAGTGGCCTTGGCAAAGTCCGTTGGGTTGTCGAGCGTACACATGCCTGGCTGCATCATTTCCGTCGTCTACGTATTCGCTTCGAACGTCGCGCTGACATCCATGAAGCGTTCCTCAAACTCGGCTGTTGCTTGATCTGTTGGAACACCCTTCAGCGAGCTCAACAGTCTTTATGA
- a CDS encoding NmrA family NAD(P)-binding protein — MYAITGITGKVGGVVARSLLKAGLPVRAVVRDIAKGQPWAELGCEIALAEISDAEALTKAFEGADGVFLMTPPNYDPQPGFPHTQANAVAIRKALLTARPKQVVFLSTVGAHIAEPNLLNNSKMTEEMLRTLDVPVCMLRAAWFMENAAWDVDAARTGAIHCFLQPQDHPIPMVAADDIGHTAAEILCDEWTGVRIVELEGPARYSANDLASGFSAALGRPVRMVPVPRDTWETLFRSQGMRYPMPRIRMIDGFNEGWIDFQRGIGIEHRKGQIPLDAVLKTLVAHVSSQSPAAG; from the coding sequence ATGTACGCAATCACTGGAATTACAGGAAAAGTCGGCGGTGTCGTCGCCCGATCGCTTTTGAAGGCAGGACTACCTGTTCGTGCCGTTGTCCGGGACATCGCGAAGGGTCAGCCATGGGCAGAGCTCGGTTGCGAGATCGCTCTTGCGGAGATCAGCGACGCCGAAGCGCTTACGAAGGCTTTTGAGGGTGCGGACGGAGTGTTCCTGATGACACCTCCGAACTACGATCCCCAACCAGGCTTCCCGCACACGCAGGCCAACGCTGTCGCAATCAGGAAAGCGCTGTTGACCGCGCGGCCAAAACAGGTCGTGTTCCTTTCGACTGTTGGAGCGCATATCGCGGAGCCCAACCTGCTCAATAACTCCAAGATGACTGAGGAAATGCTTCGCACGCTGGACGTCCCAGTGTGCATGCTCCGTGCGGCCTGGTTCATGGAAAACGCAGCGTGGGATGTCGATGCGGCGCGCACCGGGGCAATTCATTGCTTCCTGCAACCGCAAGATCATCCAATACCGATGGTGGCCGCTGATGACATAGGGCACACCGCGGCAGAAATCCTTTGTGACGAATGGACCGGCGTGCGCATTGTCGAACTGGAGGGGCCGGCGCGCTATAGCGCAAACGACCTCGCGTCCGGGTTCAGCGCCGCCCTCGGCCGTCCTGTGCGCATGGTCCCGGTGCCGCGCGATACATGGGAAACACTGTTCCGGTCCCAAGGCATGCGATATCCAATGCCCCGTATCCGGATGATCGATGGCTTCAACGAGGGTTGGATTGACTTCCAGCGCGGTATTGGCATTGAGCACCGTAAAGGCCAAATTCCTCTCGATGCTGTCCTGAAGACGCTTGTCGCTCACGTTTCTTCTCAGTCGCCAGCTGCCGGTTAG